From the Streptomyces nigrescens genome, one window contains:
- a CDS encoding inosamine-phosphate amidinotransferase — protein sequence MSLVNVHNEWDPLEEIIIGTAVGARVPTADRSVFAVEYAGDYDSQDQIPSGAYPDRVVKETEEELHVLAEELTKLGVTVRRPRARDNAALIKTPDWETDGFHDYCPRDGLLAIGQTIIETPMALRARSLESLAYKDILREYFDSGSRWLAAPKPQLADASYAPHAPAGERLTDMEPVFDAANILRFGTDLLYLVSDSGNELGAKWLQSAVGDTYTVHPCRRLYASTHVDSTIVPLRPGLVLINPSRVNDRNMPDFLRSWKTITCPELVDIGFTGDKPHCSVWIGMNLLVVRPDLAVVDRRQTELIKLLEKHGMNVLPLQLTHSRTLGGGFHCATLDVRRTGTLQTYQF from the coding sequence ATGAGCCTTGTCAACGTGCACAACGAATGGGACCCGCTGGAGGAGATCATCATCGGCACAGCCGTGGGTGCCCGGGTACCCACCGCCGACCGCAGCGTCTTCGCCGTGGAGTACGCGGGGGATTACGACAGCCAGGACCAGATACCCTCCGGCGCCTACCCCGACCGGGTGGTCAAGGAGACCGAGGAGGAACTCCACGTACTGGCGGAGGAGCTGACCAAGCTCGGGGTCACGGTCCGCCGGCCCCGGGCCCGCGACAACGCAGCCCTGATCAAGACCCCGGACTGGGAGACGGACGGGTTCCACGATTACTGCCCGCGCGACGGTCTGCTGGCCATCGGACAGACCATCATCGAGACCCCGATGGCGTTGCGAGCCCGCTCCCTTGAGTCGCTCGCCTACAAGGACATCCTGCGGGAGTACTTCGACAGCGGCTCCCGCTGGCTGGCCGCGCCCAAGCCGCAACTGGCCGACGCCTCCTACGCCCCGCACGCCCCGGCGGGTGAGCGACTGACCGACATGGAGCCGGTCTTCGACGCCGCCAACATCCTGCGCTTCGGCACCGACCTGCTGTACCTGGTATCCGACAGCGGCAACGAACTCGGCGCCAAGTGGCTGCAGTCGGCGGTCGGCGACACCTACACCGTGCACCCGTGCCGCAGGCTGTACGCCTCCACCCACGTGGACTCCACCATCGTGCCGCTGCGGCCCGGCCTCGTACTGATCAACCCCTCGCGGGTGAACGACCGGAACATGCCCGACTTCCTGCGTTCGTGGAAGACCATCACCTGCCCCGAGTTGGTGGACATCGGCTTCACCGGCGACAAGCCGCACTGCTCGGTGTGGATCGGCATGAACCTGCTGGTGGTCCGGCCCGACCTGGCCGTGGTGGACCGCCGGCAGACCGAGCTGATCAAGCTGCTGGAGAAGCACGGGATGAACGTGCTGCCGCTCCAGCTGACCCACTCGCGCACCCTCGGCGGCGGCTTCCACTGCGCCACGCTCGATGTCCGGCGCACCGGCACCCTGCAGACCTACCAGTTCTGA
- a CDS encoding APH(6)-I family aminoglycoside O-phosphotransferase yields the protein MSPSERIDVPEALARSYTRNGGEEEQAWIAGLPALVTEFLDRWELTRDGGISSGEASLVVPVLRVDGTRAVLKLQRPREETTAALIGLRTWNGNGMVRLLDHDPVSSTMLLERLDGARTLASVEDDDVAMRILAELLARLHSVPVPGGLRGLGDIAGDMLKEVPQAVTSLTAPTDRQRLHRWASAVDELAGEPGDRMLHWDLHYDNVLAAEREPWLAIDPEPLVGDPGFDLWPALDTGWEQIAATGDALRVVRRRFDLLTEALELDRGRATGWTLGRLLQNTLWDIEDGRTTIDPSQIAVADALLER from the coding sequence ATGAGTCCGTCGGAAAGAATCGACGTCCCCGAGGCCCTGGCCCGGTCGTACACGAGGAATGGTGGTGAAGAGGAACAGGCCTGGATCGCCGGGCTGCCCGCACTGGTCACGGAGTTCCTCGACCGCTGGGAACTGACGCGGGACGGCGGTATCAGCTCCGGTGAGGCCTCGCTCGTGGTGCCGGTGCTGCGCGTGGACGGCACCCGGGCCGTGCTCAAGCTCCAAAGGCCCCGGGAGGAGACAACCGCCGCGCTGATCGGGCTTCGCACCTGGAACGGGAACGGCATGGTGCGGCTGCTCGATCATGACCCGGTGAGCAGCACCATGCTGCTGGAACGCCTGGACGGGGCGCGCACCCTGGCGTCCGTCGAGGACGACGACGTGGCCATGCGCATCCTGGCCGAGCTGTTGGCCCGGCTGCACTCCGTCCCGGTGCCCGGGGGGCTGCGCGGCCTCGGTGACATCGCGGGCGACATGCTGAAGGAGGTGCCGCAGGCCGTCACCTCGTTGACGGCCCCGACCGACCGGCAGCGTCTGCACAGGTGGGCGTCGGCCGTCGACGAGCTGGCCGGTGAGCCCGGTGACCGGATGCTGCACTGGGACCTGCACTACGACAACGTGCTGGCCGCGGAGCGCGAACCGTGGCTGGCCATTGACCCCGAACCACTGGTCGGTGACCCGGGTTTCGACCTGTGGCCCGCCCTGGACACCGGCTGGGAGCAGATTGCCGCGACCGGTGACGCCCTGCGGGTGGTCCGGCGGCGCTTCGATCTGCTGACCGAGGCGCTGGAGCTGGACCGTGGGCGCGCGACCGGCTGGACCTTGGGCCGGCTGCTGCAGAACACACTCTGGGACATCGAGGACGGGCGGACCACGATCGACCCGTCCCAGATCGCTGTGGCTGACGCGCTGTTGGAGCGCTGA
- a CDS encoding ParB/RepB/Spo0J family partition protein: protein MEPNLGNSPVKALERPMECPGGSDEGNLKLSDVIMVPIGSLLPSDSPRSTGEDAEHIRTLAESEAELPPIVVMSSTKRVIDGMHRLRATELRGATEIAVRYFEGEEKEAFVFAVKSNITHGLPLSLDDRKAAATRVLDSHPLWSDRAIGLATGLSAKTVRTLRSCSTAGHPQSNVRIGRDGRARPLDPTEGRKLAGRLIQENPSASLRQIAAQAGVSLSTASDVRKRLRHGESPLPERGREQGQPMAAQQSRVRADRAEVNGPSRAMMLRHLSRDPSVRLTEDGRVLLRWLNVVAVRSQEWDRLLGNVPPHRVQVIAELARGCAEIWQRVAEQLGQADADEMDGQALHDADKPPHHAALRSGLRRAVDVPAARPDERTLHELGKAARPW from the coding sequence ATGGAGCCCAATTTAGGTAATAGTCCCGTTAAAGCCCTCGAGCGGCCAATGGAGTGCCCGGGAGGATCGGACGAGGGCAACTTGAAATTGTCGGACGTGATCATGGTGCCGATCGGTTCGCTGCTGCCATCAGATTCCCCACGAAGCACCGGTGAGGACGCCGAGCACATCCGTACTCTCGCGGAATCCGAAGCAGAACTTCCACCCATTGTGGTGATGTCTTCCACGAAGCGCGTCATCGACGGCATGCACAGGCTGCGAGCCACCGAACTCCGCGGTGCCACCGAGATCGCGGTCCGGTACTTCGAGGGCGAGGAGAAGGAGGCATTCGTCTTCGCGGTGAAATCCAACATCACCCACGGCCTGCCGCTCTCCCTCGACGACCGCAAGGCCGCGGCGACCCGTGTCCTCGACAGTCATCCGCTCTGGTCCGACCGGGCCATCGGACTGGCAACCGGACTCTCGGCGAAGACGGTCAGAACCCTGCGGTCCTGTTCGACTGCTGGGCATCCGCAGTCGAACGTGCGCATCGGCCGCGACGGGCGGGCCCGGCCCCTGGACCCCACCGAGGGGCGAAAGCTGGCAGGACGTCTGATCCAGGAGAACCCCTCGGCATCGCTGCGCCAGATCGCCGCACAGGCCGGGGTGTCCCTGAGTACCGCCTCCGACGTCCGCAAGCGGCTGCGTCACGGCGAGAGCCCGCTGCCTGAACGCGGCCGCGAGCAGGGGCAGCCGATGGCCGCCCAACAATCACGGGTCCGTGCCGACCGGGCCGAGGTGAACGGGCCGTCACGCGCCATGATGCTGCGTCACCTCAGCCGCGACCCGTCCGTGCGGCTCACCGAGGACGGCCGGGTGCTGCTGCGCTGGCTCAACGTGGTGGCCGTGCGCAGCCAGGAATGGGACCGGCTGCTGGGCAATGTGCCACCGCACCGTGTCCAGGTCATCGCTGAACTCGCCCGCGGCTGCGCCGAGATCTGGCAGCGGGTGGCAGAGCAACTGGGACAGGCTGACGCCGACGAGATGGACGGTCAGGCCCTGCACGACGCCGACAAGCCACCGCACCATGCCGCTCTGCGATCGGGCCTGAGGCGTGCCGTCGATGTCCCGGCCGCGCGGCCGGACGAGCGGACCCTGCACGAGCTCGGCAAGGCCGCCCGACCCTGGTAA
- a CDS encoding glucose-1-phosphate thymidylyltransferase produces the protein MKALVLAGGAGTRLRPITHTSAKQLVPVANKPVLFYGLEAIAAAGITDVGIVVGDTFGEISEAVGDGSKFGLDVSYIPQPKPLGLAHAVLVARDFLGEDDFIMYLGDNFVVGGIEGPIREFRAVRPDAHLLLTHVSDPRSFGVAELGASGRVRGLEEKPTHPKSDLALVGVYLFSPAIHEAVRAVKPSWRGELEITDAVQWLIDAGRDVSSTRITGYWKDTGNVADMLEVNRLVLETVEPRCDGLVDEHSDLIGRVRIEEGAEVRNSRVVGPAVIGAGAVVTGSYVGPFTSIAEECLVEDSEVEFSIVLRGASICGVRRIEASLIGRHVRVTSAPPVPYAHRLVLGDHSKAQISS, from the coding sequence ATGAAAGCGCTTGTATTAGCAGGCGGCGCGGGCACTCGCCTCAGGCCCATCACGCACACGTCCGCAAAGCAACTGGTCCCGGTCGCCAACAAACCCGTCCTGTTCTATGGACTGGAGGCGATAGCCGCAGCCGGCATCACCGATGTCGGTATCGTCGTCGGCGATACTTTCGGCGAAATCAGCGAGGCCGTTGGGGACGGCTCGAAATTCGGTCTCGACGTGAGCTACATCCCGCAGCCGAAACCACTGGGACTCGCACACGCCGTGCTGGTCGCCCGCGATTTTCTGGGCGAGGACGACTTCATCATGTATCTCGGCGACAACTTCGTGGTGGGCGGCATCGAGGGCCCCATACGGGAGTTCCGCGCCGTCCGACCGGACGCGCACCTGCTGCTCACCCATGTGTCCGACCCCCGGTCCTTCGGCGTTGCCGAACTGGGCGCGTCGGGCCGGGTGCGCGGGCTGGAGGAGAAGCCCACCCACCCAAAGAGCGACCTCGCCCTGGTCGGGGTGTACCTCTTCTCCCCCGCGATCCACGAGGCCGTGCGGGCCGTCAAGCCTTCCTGGCGTGGGGAGCTGGAGATCACCGACGCGGTGCAGTGGCTGATCGACGCCGGTCGGGACGTGAGCTCCACACGGATCACCGGCTATTGGAAGGACACCGGCAATGTGGCCGACATGCTGGAGGTGAACCGACTCGTGCTGGAGACCGTCGAGCCGCGCTGCGACGGCCTGGTGGACGAGCACAGCGACCTGATCGGCCGGGTCCGGATCGAGGAGGGCGCCGAGGTGCGCAACTCCCGTGTGGTGGGCCCCGCGGTGATCGGTGCGGGCGCGGTCGTGACCGGCTCCTACGTGGGGCCGTTCACCTCCATCGCCGAGGAGTGCCTCGTCGAGGACAGCGAGGTCGAGTTCTCCATCGTGCTGCGCGGCGCCTCGATCTGCGGGGTGCGGCGTATCGAAGCGTCGCTCATCGGCCGGCACGTGCGGGTGACATCCGCGCCGCCGGTGCCGTACGCCCATCGGCTGGTGCTCGGCGACCACAGCAAAGCGCAGATCTCCTCATGA
- the rfbB gene encoding dTDP-glucose 4,6-dehydratase produces the protein MTTHLLVTGGAGFIGSRYVRALLGPDGPPDVVVTVLDALTYAGNPANLSVVRDHPRFRFVQGDICDAAVVDRVMADQDQVVHFAAESHVDRSLLDASAFVQTNVHGTQTLLDAARRHGVAPFVQVSTDEVYGSIEHGSWTEDEPLRPSSPYSASKASAELLSLAHHVSHGLDVRVTRCSNNYGPHQFPEKLIPRFITLLMDGHRVPLYGDGLHVREWLHVDDHVRGIEAVRTRGRTGRVYNIGGGAALSNKELVGLLLEACGADWSSVEQVEDRKGHDRRYSVDSTRIQRELDFVPTTGLADGLAATVAWYRAHRSWWEPLLTAGSLPA, from the coding sequence ATGACCACACACCTGCTCGTCACCGGAGGGGCCGGTTTCATCGGTTCCCGCTACGTCCGCGCCTTGCTGGGCCCCGACGGGCCGCCCGACGTGGTGGTGACCGTCCTTGACGCCCTGACCTACGCGGGCAACCCGGCCAATCTGTCCGTCGTGCGCGACCACCCCCGGTTCCGGTTCGTCCAGGGCGACATCTGCGACGCGGCTGTGGTTGACCGGGTGATGGCCGACCAGGACCAGGTCGTGCACTTCGCCGCCGAGTCCCATGTGGACCGCTCACTGCTCGACGCCTCCGCCTTTGTGCAGACCAATGTGCACGGCACCCAGACCCTGCTGGACGCGGCTCGGCGGCACGGGGTGGCGCCCTTCGTCCAGGTGTCGACCGACGAGGTCTACGGGTCCATCGAGCACGGCTCGTGGACCGAGGACGAACCGCTACGGCCCAGCAGCCCCTACTCCGCGTCCAAGGCATCGGCCGAGCTGCTCTCTCTGGCCCACCACGTCAGCCACGGACTCGACGTGCGGGTGACCCGCTGCTCCAACAACTACGGTCCGCACCAGTTCCCGGAGAAGCTCATCCCCCGGTTCATCACCCTGCTGATGGACGGGCACCGGGTACCGCTGTACGGGGACGGACTGCACGTGCGGGAATGGCTGCATGTCGACGACCATGTACGGGGCATCGAGGCGGTCCGCACCCGCGGCCGGACCGGTCGTGTGTACAACATCGGAGGGGGCGCCGCTCTGAGCAACAAGGAGTTGGTGGGACTGCTGCTGGAAGCGTGCGGTGCCGACTGGAGCAGCGTGGAGCAGGTCGAGGACCGCAAGGGACACGACCGGCGTTACTCGGTGGACTCCACCCGGATCCAACGGGAGCTGGACTTCGTGCCGACCACCGGCCTGGCCGACGGGCTGGCCGCCACCGTCGCCTGGTACCGCGCGCACCGCTCCTGGTGGGAACCGCTGCTCACGGCCGGCTCGCTGCCCGCCTGA
- the rfbD gene encoding dTDP-4-dehydrorhamnose reductase, with the protein MSPYPRPRWLVTGASGMLGRELTSLLVRRGAAVTALGRGALDLTNDAAVRSALARHRPAVVVNCAAWTAVDAAESEPSRAMAVNGDGPRHLAQACRALGAVLLQLSTDYVFAGSAGRPYREDDPTGPRTVYGCTKRAGERAVLDILPEAGYVVRTAWLYGAGGPNFVATMIRLEAEQDTVPVVDDQHGQPTWTADLADRLAALGSAALAGTAPAGIYHATNTGGTTWYTLARETFRLLGADPGRVRPTTSLALARPATRPGYSVLDQPRWREAGLEPLRNWHTALAEAFPTLCEAVGRPVPRLR; encoded by the coding sequence ATGTCCCCGTACCCTCGCCCGCGTTGGCTCGTCACCGGTGCGTCCGGCATGCTGGGGCGCGAGCTCACCTCCCTGCTGGTCCGTCGGGGAGCCGCGGTGACCGCACTCGGCCGCGGCGCCCTGGACCTCACGAACGACGCGGCCGTGCGGTCCGCCCTGGCGCGCCACCGGCCGGCGGTGGTGGTCAATTGCGCGGCGTGGACCGCGGTCGACGCGGCAGAGTCGGAGCCGTCCCGGGCCATGGCGGTCAACGGCGACGGGCCGCGTCATCTGGCGCAGGCATGCCGAGCCCTGGGCGCCGTACTTCTCCAGTTGTCGACCGACTACGTGTTCGCCGGGTCAGCCGGGCGGCCGTACCGGGAAGACGACCCCACCGGTCCGCGCACGGTGTACGGCTGCACCAAGCGGGCCGGGGAGCGGGCGGTGCTGGACATCCTTCCGGAGGCCGGTTACGTGGTCCGCACGGCGTGGTTGTACGGGGCGGGCGGGCCCAACTTCGTGGCCACGATGATCCGGCTCGAGGCCGAGCAGGACACCGTGCCGGTCGTGGACGACCAGCACGGCCAGCCGACATGGACCGCAGACCTCGCCGACCGGTTGGCGGCGCTGGGCTCGGCGGCGCTGGCAGGAACGGCGCCGGCCGGGATCTACCACGCGACCAACACGGGCGGCACCACCTGGTACACGCTGGCCCGGGAGACGTTCCGGCTGCTGGGCGCCGACCCCGGCCGGGTCCGGCCCACCACCAGCCTGGCGCTGGCCAGGCCGGCCACCCGGCCCGGGTACAGCGTGCTGGACCAGCCCCGCTGGCGGGAGGCGGGGCTCGAGCCGTTGCGGAACTGGCACACCGCCCTGGCGGAGGCGTTCCCCACACTCTGTGAGGCCGTCGGCCGTCCGGTGCCCCGGCTGCGGTGA
- a CDS encoding dTDP-4-dehydrorhamnose 3,5-epimerase family protein codes for MRPLSVKGAWLSETRAFADDRGEFQELYSGRSLSAALGYEPGVAQVNRSVSRQGVLRGVHFAQVPPGQAKYVTCLSGAVLDVVVDIRTGSPTYRSWEAVRLDDPHRSLYVEAGLGHSFMALTDDAVVVYLTSQGYASGREHGVHPLDPDLAIAWPEHIEPVLSKKDQQAPGIKEMERRGLLPSYDECAAFHRFLRERHMV; via the coding sequence ATGCGTCCGCTCAGTGTGAAGGGCGCCTGGCTGTCGGAAACCCGTGCGTTCGCCGACGACCGGGGCGAGTTCCAGGAGCTGTACAGCGGCCGGTCGCTGAGCGCTGCGCTCGGCTACGAACCCGGGGTCGCCCAGGTCAACCGGTCCGTCTCGCGGCAAGGAGTGCTGCGGGGGGTGCACTTCGCCCAGGTCCCGCCCGGCCAGGCCAAGTACGTCACCTGTCTCAGCGGCGCCGTGCTGGACGTGGTGGTGGACATCCGGACCGGCTCGCCCACGTACCGCTCCTGGGAGGCCGTCCGACTCGACGACCCGCACCGCAGCCTGTACGTCGAGGCGGGGCTCGGTCACTCCTTCATGGCCCTCACCGACGACGCCGTCGTCGTCTACCTCACCTCGCAGGGCTACGCCTCCGGGCGGGAGCACGGGGTGCACCCGCTCGACCCGGACCTCGCCATCGCCTGGCCCGAGCACATCGAGCCGGTGCTCTCCAAGAAGGACCAACAGGCCCCGGGCATCAAGGAGATGGAGCGGCGTGGCCTGCTGCCGTCCTACGACGAATGCGCCGCCTTCCACCGCTTCCTGCGCGAGCGGCACATGGTCTGA
- a CDS encoding phosphotransferase — MERRSLLRLVEENFQNFFPSGRELPELEFFPLGEDSWSYRCGPLWISIRRDLDGHFPGAYEVPLLLRESGKEFVLAPLAGHDGRVVHRIADFPVVTFPYIERATASSAPPTPGQLDLLIRQLHEVHTFEPPASRPVELPTEDFRFPFDNDLDKALQAALNGAAAQCGPYGGLLADLVARRWGHLTALREEAARVADRCTARWRGERPALTHGDPSLTNVLFGQGVDIIDWGGAMWAPPERDWAALTRVFGTAPQGRPAFLRFYELRWTLAEVAEYATRFTGPHTGDADDDAMWGRLARYLPQA; from the coding sequence GTGGAACGCCGGAGCCTTCTCCGGCTTGTCGAGGAAAACTTCCAGAATTTCTTCCCGAGCGGCCGAGAATTGCCCGAGCTGGAGTTCTTCCCACTCGGCGAGGACAGCTGGTCATACCGCTGCGGACCGCTGTGGATCAGCATCCGCCGCGACCTGGACGGCCATTTCCCCGGGGCGTACGAAGTGCCGCTGCTGCTGCGCGAGAGCGGGAAGGAGTTCGTCCTGGCCCCGCTCGCCGGGCACGACGGACGGGTGGTCCACCGGATCGCGGACTTCCCCGTCGTGACGTTCCCCTACATCGAGCGTGCCACCGCCTCCTCCGCACCCCCCACCCCCGGCCAGCTCGACCTGCTGATACGTCAGTTGCATGAGGTGCACACATTTGAACCGCCCGCCTCCCGGCCAGTCGAGCTGCCTACCGAGGACTTCCGGTTCCCCTTCGACAACGACCTCGACAAGGCGCTGCAGGCCGCGCTGAACGGCGCCGCCGCCCAGTGCGGACCCTACGGCGGCTTGCTGGCCGACCTGGTGGCCCGGCGGTGGGGTCACCTCACCGCGCTGCGCGAGGAGGCCGCCCGGGTGGCCGACCGGTGCACCGCGCGGTGGCGTGGTGAACGCCCCGCGCTGACACATGGCGACCCCAGCTTGACCAACGTCCTGTTCGGACAGGGCGTGGACATCATCGACTGGGGCGGGGCAATGTGGGCCCCGCCGGAGCGCGACTGGGCCGCCCTGACCCGGGTGTTCGGCACCGCCCCCCAGGGCCGCCCGGCGTTCCTGCGGTTCTACGAACTCCGCTGGACGCTCGCTGAGGTCGCCGAGTACGCCACCCGGTTCACCGGCCCCCACACCGGAGACGCCGACGACGATGCCATGTGGGGCCGGCTGGCGCGCTACCTCCCGCAGGCCTGA
- a CDS encoding inositol monophosphatase family protein, producing the protein MMADDSDVRLAHRLAEMAGELALGFFGRQPTTRRKSDGSPVSEADLAVEKAMLAVLAAERPGDAVLSEESGALGTVSRRRWILDPIDGTIPFLAGERGWGTHVALEVDGELRAAVLSRPTEGAKWWAVRGGGAFASTGGGPLSAARALRIPEAGVPLRTARVGGFLMPDSPVEPVRDRMRWIESSVCLVADLLEGRADAVVDEGGHVWDRAPGALLVREAGGRVDDLRGGSRLDGRWLVYAADGVADELTGLLHDAGA; encoded by the coding sequence CTGATGGCTGATGACAGTGATGTGCGCCTCGCGCACCGACTGGCGGAAATGGCTGGCGAATTGGCGCTGGGATTCTTTGGACGGCAGCCGACCACGCGGCGCAAGAGCGACGGAAGCCCGGTCAGCGAGGCAGATCTCGCCGTGGAGAAAGCCATGTTGGCGGTACTGGCGGCGGAACGGCCCGGGGACGCGGTGCTGAGCGAGGAGAGCGGCGCGCTCGGGACCGTGTCCCGGCGCCGTTGGATCCTGGATCCTATCGACGGCACGATCCCCTTCCTGGCCGGAGAGCGCGGGTGGGGTACCCATGTGGCCCTGGAGGTCGATGGGGAGCTGCGGGCCGCCGTGCTGAGCCGGCCCACCGAGGGTGCCAAGTGGTGGGCGGTTCGGGGTGGGGGCGCGTTCGCGTCCACCGGCGGCGGTCCGCTGTCGGCGGCGCGTGCGCTACGCATACCGGAGGCGGGCGTGCCGCTGCGGACGGCCCGGGTGGGTGGCTTCCTGATGCCGGACTCCCCCGTCGAGCCGGTGCGCGACCGGATGCGCTGGATCGAGTCCTCGGTGTGCCTGGTCGCCGATCTGCTGGAGGGCCGTGCCGACGCGGTGGTCGACGAGGGCGGCCATGTCTGGGACCGGGCGCCGGGCGCCCTGCTGGTGCGGGAGGCCGGTGGTCGGGTTGACGACCTGCGAGGGGGCAGCCGGCTGGACGGGCGCTGGCTGGTGTACGCGGCGGACGGGGTCGCGGACGAACTGACCGGGCTGCTGCATGATGCGGGTGCGTGA
- a CDS encoding DegT/DnrJ/EryC1/StrS family aminotransferase: MPGPGYRFFGDEERANVMAVLDRWYAHREAFDDPGEGEWVRRFERAAAERFGAAHCLGVNSGTSALVAALVGLGIGPGDEVIVPGYMFVASIAAVLHCGADVVLAEVDESLTLDPADVRARITPRTRAIMPVHMLGAPADMTALRDLADKHGLQLLEDCAQSAGGSYRGRPLGTLGSAGAFSLNHYKVITSLQGGFLLSDAPLVFQRAYSFHDQGWFPYRQDRGEGDLLLGMNLGLGELHAAVALAQLNKLDLILGRIRDVKRRLVEAIGELPGVRGRTLHDPAGECGTVAVYVFEDAGHAQEVADRLGTRTLLDSPTHYYAGLPALTAFGRGDRSTVPFRAPGGRPTHPFEPGALPRTDSVLARSLALATGVSDGYLGPGTGVHADSSNAEIDHAADTFRRAVKGEALP; encoded by the coding sequence GTGCCGGGACCGGGATACCGCTTCTTCGGCGACGAGGAGCGCGCCAATGTCATGGCTGTGCTCGACCGCTGGTACGCCCACCGAGAGGCATTCGACGACCCCGGCGAGGGGGAGTGGGTCCGCCGCTTCGAGCGAGCGGCGGCCGAACGCTTCGGCGCCGCCCACTGCCTCGGCGTCAACAGCGGCACCTCCGCGCTGGTCGCGGCCCTCGTGGGACTCGGCATCGGACCGGGGGACGAGGTCATCGTGCCCGGCTACATGTTCGTCGCCTCGATCGCGGCAGTACTGCACTGCGGTGCCGATGTGGTGCTCGCCGAGGTCGACGAGTCCCTCACCCTGGACCCGGCCGACGTACGGGCCAGGATCACCCCCCGCACCCGGGCGATCATGCCCGTGCACATGCTGGGCGCACCCGCCGACATGACGGCGCTGCGCGACCTCGCCGACAAGCACGGACTGCAACTGCTGGAAGACTGCGCGCAAAGCGCCGGCGGCAGTTACCGGGGCCGGCCGCTCGGCACCCTGGGCAGCGCCGGTGCATTCTCCCTCAACCACTACAAGGTGATCACCTCGCTGCAGGGCGGGTTCCTGCTCAGCGACGCCCCGCTGGTCTTCCAGCGGGCCTACTCCTTCCACGACCAGGGCTGGTTCCCTTACCGCCAGGACCGCGGTGAGGGCGACCTGCTGCTCGGTATGAACCTGGGCCTCGGCGAACTGCACGCCGCCGTGGCGCTCGCGCAGCTCAACAAGCTCGATCTGATCCTCGGCCGCATCCGCGATGTCAAACGCCGGCTGGTCGAGGCGATCGGCGAATTGCCCGGGGTGCGCGGCAGGACCCTGCACGACCCTGCGGGGGAGTGCGGCACCGTCGCCGTGTACGTCTTCGAGGACGCCGGGCACGCCCAGGAGGTCGCCGACCGGCTCGGAACCCGAACCCTCCTCGACTCGCCGACGCACTACTACGCCGGGCTGCCGGCACTCACCGCATTCGGCCGCGGCGACCGCTCCACCGTGCCGTTCCGCGCCCCGGGCGGGCGCCCCACGCATCCCTTCGAACCCGGCGCGCTGCCCCGTACCGACAGCGTCCTCGCCCGCTCCCTCGCCCTCGCCACCGGCGTCTCCGACGGCTACCTCGGCCCCGGAACCGGCGTCCACGCCGACTCCTCGAACGCCGAGATCGACCACGCCGCCGACACCTTCCGCCGCGCGGTCAAGGGCGAGGCGCTTCCCTGA